A DNA window from Streptococcus sp. LPB0220 contains the following coding sequences:
- the hutI gene encoding imidazolonepropionase, translated as MSADILLTHFNQLFCPNDLGHPLYGKEMAEAKILSDAYIAIKDGKILAVGTGQPDPELIDDHTEVKSCEGKVATPGLIDCHTHLVYGGSREHEFAKKLAGVSYLDILAQGGGILSTVRATREASFENLYDKSKRLLDYMLRHGVTTVEAKSGYGLDWETEKRQLDVVAALDRDHQIDLVSTFMAAHAIPIEYKGRSQEYLDLIVEQMLPKVKEEKLAEFCDIFCEKGVFTADESRYLLSKAKEMGFKLRIHADEIESIGGVDVAAELKSTSAEHLMVITDEGIQKLAAAKVIGNLLPATTFSLMEDTYAPARKMLDAGMAITLTTDSNPGSCPTANLQFAMHLGCFMMRLTPVEILNAVTINAAYSVDRAKTIGSFDVGKQADITIFDAPNLDYLFYFFATNLVTDVYKKGQKVI; from the coding sequence ATGTCTGCTGATATCCTATTAACCCACTTTAACCAATTGTTTTGTCCGAATGATCTGGGTCATCCTCTCTATGGCAAGGAGATGGCAGAGGCAAAAATTCTTTCCGATGCTTATATCGCCATTAAAGATGGAAAGATTCTTGCAGTTGGGACAGGTCAACCAGACCCTGAACTGATCGATGACCATACGGAAGTGAAATCCTGTGAAGGAAAAGTTGCGACTCCTGGCCTGATTGACTGCCACACCCACTTGGTCTATGGAGGTAGTCGGGAACATGAATTTGCGAAAAAATTAGCGGGTGTTTCTTACTTAGACATCCTCGCCCAAGGCGGTGGAATTCTGAGCACGGTTCGGGCGACACGGGAAGCTTCTTTTGAAAATCTCTATGACAAGTCCAAACGACTGTTGGATTACATGTTGCGTCATGGGGTGACTACTGTCGAAGCCAAGAGTGGCTATGGTTTGGATTGGGAAACTGAAAAACGCCAGTTGGATGTTGTGGCTGCACTGGACCGTGATCATCAAATAGACTTGGTATCAACCTTTATGGCAGCCCATGCGATTCCCATAGAATACAAGGGCCGTTCCCAAGAATATTTAGATCTCATTGTGGAGCAAATGCTTCCCAAAGTGAAGGAAGAAAAACTAGCTGAGTTCTGTGATATCTTCTGTGAAAAAGGTGTCTTTACAGCAGATGAATCTCGCTATCTTCTTTCAAAAGCTAAGGAGATGGGCTTCAAGCTACGGATCCATGCCGATGAGATCGAATCCATTGGTGGTGTTGATGTGGCGGCTGAATTGAAATCTACCAGCGCAGAACACTTGATGGTGATTACCGATGAAGGTATTCAAAAACTAGCTGCAGCAAAAGTGATTGGCAATCTATTACCAGCCACAACCTTTAGCTTGATGGAAGATACTTATGCACCGGCTCGTAAGATGTTGGACGCTGGGATGGCCATTACCCTAACAACGGACAGCAACCCAGGGTCTTGTCCAACAGCCAATCTCCAGTTTGCCATGCATCTAGGTTGCTTCATGATGCGCCTAACTCCAGTAGAAATTCTCAATGCAGTGACCATCAATGCGGCCTATTCAGTTGATCGTGCTAAAACAATCGGCTCTTTCGATGTTGGCAAACAGGCCGACATTACCATCTTTGATGCACCAAATCTAGATTATCTCTTCTATTTCTTTGCGACAAATCTCGTGACAGATGTCTACAAGAAAGGTCAAAAAGTCATTTAA
- a CDS encoding urocanate hydratase gives MSFIDEKEIAAAMSVKLDFDVLPEKATFQEGIRRAPDRGFRLTQAQTEIALKNALRYIPKKFHQELIPEFLEELKTRGRIYGYRFRPKDRIYGKPIDEYKGKCTAAKAMQVMIDNNLSFEIALYPYELVTYGETGSVCANWMQYNLIKKYLEVMTEDQTLVVESGHPLGLFKSKPEAPRVVITNGLLIGEYDNMRDWEIAEEMGVTNYGQMTAGGWMYIGPQGIVHGTFNTLLNAGRLKLGVPDDGDLTGKLFISSGLGGMSGAQGKAAEIAKAVAIVAEVDRSRIETRHSQGWISQVTDSAEEAVKLAQAALEAGESTSIAYHGNIVDLLEYVNEHQVHVHLLSDQTSCHNVYDGGYCPVGISFEERTRLLAEDKETFRRLVDETLARHFAVIKALTAKGTYFFDYGNAFMKSVYDSGIKEISKNGLDDKDGFIWPSYVEDIMGPMLFDYGYGPFRWVCLSGKHEDLIATDHAAMEAIDPTRRYQDRDNYNWIRDAEKNQLVVGTQARILYQDCMGRVNIALKFNELIRQGKIGPVMIGRDHHDVSGTDAPFRETSNIKDGSNVTCDMAVQCYAGNAARGMSLVALHNGGGTGIGKAINGGFGLVLDGSHRIDEIIKSAISWDTMGGVARRNWARNDHAIETAIEYNRLHAGTDHITIPYLADEDLVKEAVQKLF, from the coding sequence ATGTCATTTATAGACGAGAAAGAAATTGCAGCTGCTATGTCTGTCAAACTTGACTTTGATGTCCTACCCGAAAAGGCGACTTTTCAAGAAGGCATCCGTCGTGCACCTGATAGAGGCTTCCGCTTAACGCAAGCTCAGACTGAAATTGCCCTTAAAAACGCTTTGCGTTACATTCCTAAAAAATTCCACCAAGAGTTGATCCCAGAATTTCTGGAAGAACTAAAAACTCGTGGTCGGATCTATGGCTATCGCTTCCGTCCAAAAGATCGTATCTACGGAAAACCAATCGATGAGTACAAAGGAAAATGCACAGCTGCTAAGGCTATGCAGGTCATGATCGACAACAACTTGAGCTTTGAAATTGCTCTTTATCCATATGAATTGGTCACTTATGGGGAAACAGGATCTGTCTGTGCCAACTGGATGCAATACAACTTGATCAAGAAATACTTGGAAGTCATGACAGAAGACCAAACCTTGGTGGTTGAATCGGGTCACCCTCTTGGCCTCTTCAAATCGAAACCAGAAGCTCCTCGTGTCGTCATTACTAACGGTCTCTTGATTGGTGAATATGACAATATGCGCGACTGGGAAATTGCTGAAGAAATGGGAGTAACCAACTACGGTCAGATGACGGCTGGTGGCTGGATGTACATCGGTCCTCAAGGGATCGTTCACGGTACTTTCAACACCCTTCTCAATGCTGGTCGTCTTAAACTCGGTGTGCCTGATGACGGCGACTTGACCGGTAAACTCTTTATTTCATCTGGTCTCGGTGGAATGAGCGGAGCTCAAGGGAAAGCAGCTGAAATCGCAAAAGCGGTTGCCATCGTTGCAGAAGTGGACCGCTCTCGGATCGAAACCCGTCACTCTCAAGGCTGGATTAGCCAAGTGACAGATAGTGCCGAAGAAGCTGTGAAATTGGCTCAAGCAGCCCTTGAAGCTGGTGAATCCACTTCGATTGCCTACCATGGTAATATCGTAGATTTGCTCGAATATGTCAATGAACACCAAGTTCACGTTCATCTCTTGTCTGACCAAACCTCTTGCCACAACGTCTATGATGGTGGCTATTGCCCAGTTGGCATCAGTTTTGAAGAGCGTACACGTTTGCTGGCAGAAGACAAAGAAACCTTCCGCCGTTTGGTTGATGAAACCTTGGCTCGTCACTTTGCAGTGATCAAAGCCTTGACGGCTAAAGGTACTTACTTCTTCGACTACGGTAATGCCTTCATGAAATCCGTGTACGACTCAGGCATCAAGGAAATTTCTAAGAATGGTCTCGATGACAAGGACGGCTTCATTTGGCCATCTTATGTGGAAGATATCATGGGACCTATGCTCTTTGACTATGGTTATGGTCCATTCCGTTGGGTCTGCCTCAGCGGTAAACACGAAGACTTGATTGCAACTGACCATGCAGCTATGGAAGCCATCGATCCAACTCGTCGCTACCAAGACCGCGACAACTACAACTGGATTCGCGATGCTGAAAAGAACCAATTGGTGGTTGGTACCCAAGCTCGTATCCTCTACCAAGATTGTATGGGCCGTGTCAACATTGCTTTGAAATTCAATGAACTCATTCGCCAAGGCAAGATTGGACCGGTCATGATCGGACGTGACCACCATGACGTATCCGGTACAGATGCTCCATTCCGTGAAACATCAAACATCAAAGATGGATCAAACGTTACTTGTGATATGGCGGTTCAATGTTACGCTGGTAACGCTGCTCGCGGTATGAGTCTTGTCGCTCTCCACAATGGTGGTGGTACTGGTATCGGTAAAGCCATCAATGGTGGATTTGGTCTCGTCCTAGACGGTAGCCACCGAATCGACGAAATTATCAAATCTGCTATTTCATGGGATACCATGGGAGGGGTTGCTCGTCGGAACTGGGCACGGAACGATCATGCTATCGAAACAGCGATCGAGTACAACCGTCTCCATGCAGGAACAGACCACATCACCATTCCTTATCTGGCAGATGAAGATTTGGTCAAAGAAGCCGTTCAAAAATTGTTTTAA